The Mixophyes fleayi isolate aMixFle1 chromosome 1, aMixFle1.hap1, whole genome shotgun sequence genome includes a region encoding these proteins:
- the LOC142107683 gene encoding angiopoietin-related protein 3-like has product MRRTCSLSVLYSLCFLGPSVQGSRVSQNKGLQAYPREEVNLLSQSLLQIGTGLKREASHTKQQINSIFQQLDHFNTSLAILSGQISQAGKLGEELDTHTRSFEDNDKMYEALAEIYEELFKLQAEGASLDNKIKPLERRIQTALDTRDESSIERQNIKIDALQEIVDSHEDQINAQEEKIKRLLRKANSRNMKDKKRHILGAREKSKA; this is encoded by the exons ATGAGACGCACTTGCTCACTTTCCGTGCTTTATTCATTGTGCTTTCTAGGTCCATCAGTCCAAGGCTCTCGTGTATCACAGAATAAAGGCTTGCAGGCATACCCTAGAGAAGAAGTCAATCTACTCTCACAGAGTCTTCTCCAGATTGGGACAGGATTAAAAAGAGAAGCTAGCCATACAAAACAACAAATCAACAGCATTTTCCAGCAACTGGATCATTttaacacatctctggcaatacTGTCTGGGCAAATAAGCCAAGCTGGTAAACTTGGAGAAGAACTTGACACACACACGAGAAGCTTTGAAGATAATGATAAGATGTATGAGGCTCTTGCAGAGATTTATGAAGAACTTTTTAAGCTGCAGGCAGAAGGAGCATCCCTGGATAACAAGATCAAACCCTTGGAAAGAAGAATCCAGACAGCTTTGGACACAAGAGATGAG TCATCTATTGAAAGGCAAAACATAAAAATTGATGCTCTTCAAGAAATAGTGGACAGTCATGAAGACCAGATCAATGCTcaagaagaaaaaattaaaagattACTGAGGAAG GCCAACTCAAGAAATATGAAGGACAAAAAGAGACACATTCTAGGTGCTCGGGAGAAAAGTAAGGCTTGA